One Methylomarinovum tepidoasis DNA window includes the following coding sequences:
- a CDS encoding M16 family metallopeptidase yields the protein MSVKACLALFLGLVLAFDAGAGPRIQSWRTENGVKVYYVHTPELPLVDVQVVFAAGSAWDGDRFGLAHLTSALLDTGAGRWDADAIARRLENVGAQLSTGVSRDSAWLDLRSLTAADKLDVALETAAEILAHPRFARADFERERKRLLLALKQREESPGQLAAMRFYKMIYGDHPYAHPSEGEIDTVRAIRRRDLEDFHRRYYVAGNALVVVVGAVSRTGADRIARRLTDALPQGEPAAPIPPVPAPQRARTERKPFPSAQTHIYTGMPVIRRGDPDYYALYVGNHVLGGGGFTSRIVKEVREKRGLSYSAYSYFVPLKEKGPFVAGLQTRNDAAESALEVLRQTIDRYLAEGPTEAELEAAKKNITGGFVLRYDSNAKLADYVAMIGFYGLPLDYLDRFPREVARVDRTAVVEAFRRHLDPGRFQTVLVGGGAVSKGDGEKQ from the coding sequence ATGTCCGTTAAAGCTTGTCTCGCGCTCTTTCTGGGGCTGGTGCTGGCCTTCGATGCCGGGGCCGGACCCAGAATCCAGTCCTGGCGGACCGAAAACGGGGTCAAGGTCTATTACGTCCACACGCCGGAATTGCCGCTGGTGGACGTGCAGGTGGTGTTCGCCGCCGGCAGCGCCTGGGACGGGGATCGCTTCGGTCTCGCCCATCTGACCTCGGCGCTGCTGGATACCGGCGCCGGCCGCTGGGACGCCGACGCCATCGCCCGGCGCCTGGAGAACGTGGGCGCGCAGCTGAGCACCGGGGTGTCGCGCGATTCCGCCTGGCTCGATCTGCGCAGCCTCACCGCCGCCGACAAACTGGACGTCGCCCTGGAAACCGCCGCTGAGATCCTGGCTCACCCCCGCTTCGCCCGGGCCGATTTCGAGCGGGAAAGGAAACGCCTGCTGCTGGCCCTGAAGCAGCGGGAGGAATCGCCCGGGCAGCTGGCGGCGATGCGTTTCTACAAGATGATCTACGGCGACCACCCCTACGCCCATCCCAGCGAGGGGGAGATCGACACCGTCAGGGCGATCCGGCGCCGGGATCTTGAGGATTTCCACCGCCGCTATTACGTCGCCGGCAACGCCCTGGTGGTGGTGGTCGGGGCCGTGAGCCGCACCGGGGCCGACCGCATCGCCCGCCGCCTCACCGACGCGCTGCCGCAGGGGGAGCCGGCCGCGCCGATTCCGCCGGTCCCGGCGCCGCAGCGCGCCCGTACCGAGCGCAAACCCTTCCCCTCGGCCCAGACCCACATCTACACTGGCATGCCGGTGATCAGACGGGGCGATCCCGATTACTACGCCCTCTACGTCGGTAACCACGTCCTTGGCGGAGGCGGCTTCACCTCGCGCATCGTCAAGGAGGTGCGGGAGAAGCGGGGGTTGTCCTACAGCGCCTACAGTTACTTCGTGCCGTTGAAGGAGAAGGGGCCGTTCGTCGCCGGCCTGCAGACCCGCAACGATGCGGCGGAGTCCGCCCTCGAGGTGCTGCGCCAGACCATCGACCGCTATCTGGCCGAGGGCCCGACCGAGGCGGAGCTGGAGGCGGCCAAAAAGAACATCACCGGCGGTTTCGTGCTGCGTTACGACAGCAACGCCAAGCTGGCCGACTACGTCGCCATGATCGGTTTCTACGGTCTGCCGCTGGACTATCTCGACCGCTTCCCCCGCGAGGTGGCCCGGGTCGACCGCACGGCGGTCGTCGAAGCCTTCCGGCGTCATCTGGATCCCGGCCGTTTTCAGACCGTGTTGGTGGGCGGGGGCGCCGTTTCCAAGGGCGATGGCGAAAAGCAGTGA